The Agrobacterium vitis genome has a segment encoding these proteins:
- a CDS encoding DMT family transporter has protein sequence MTRIQANLLLLLAAAIWGGGFVAQSTAMDHLGANWFNALRFGIATIVLLPFAMLESRRARDRLSVGDVRMFVIIGVLLFAAQTAQQFGLKTTTVTNASFLTGLYVVIVPVMAVVFLRHRPHWIIWPSALAALLGILLLSGGSLSALSTGDGLTILCAGFFALQILLTGRIIQTLSRPLALAAIQFAVTALLCTLAALTLEPISFADIENSMTQILYGGLLSSGLAFSLQIIGQRYTSSSQAAIFMSSEALFGALLGAVILHESLAPIGYLGCALMFLAMLAVEIVPEWGKQRAVRQ, from the coding sequence GTGACCCGCATTCAGGCCAATCTCCTTCTTCTTCTGGCTGCCGCCATCTGGGGCGGTGGGTTCGTGGCGCAATCCACCGCCATGGATCATCTGGGCGCCAACTGGTTCAACGCCCTGCGATTTGGCATTGCAACAATTGTCCTGCTGCCTTTTGCCATGCTCGAAAGCCGGCGTGCCCGAGACAGATTGTCGGTGGGTGACGTGAGGATGTTCGTCATTATCGGCGTCCTGCTGTTTGCCGCCCAGACCGCCCAACAATTTGGCCTGAAAACCACCACCGTCACCAATGCCAGCTTCCTCACCGGCCTCTATGTAGTGATCGTGCCGGTCATGGCAGTCGTGTTTCTTCGACACCGTCCTCATTGGATCATCTGGCCCTCCGCACTTGCCGCCCTGCTCGGCATCCTGCTGCTCAGCGGCGGCAGCCTGTCAGCCCTGAGTACAGGCGACGGCCTGACCATCCTGTGCGCCGGGTTTTTCGCGTTGCAGATCCTGCTGACGGGCCGGATTATCCAGACCCTGTCACGGCCCTTGGCGCTTGCCGCCATCCAGTTTGCCGTTACCGCCCTCCTCTGCACGCTCGCCGCCCTCACGCTGGAGCCGATCAGCTTTGCCGATATCGAGAATTCGATGACCCAGATCCTTTATGGCGGCCTGCTGTCGAGCGGACTGGCCTTCAGCCTGCAAATCATTGGCCAGCGCTACACATCCTCTTCGCAAGCGGCGATTTTCATGTCGTCGGAGGCGCTATTCGGTGCGCTCCTGGGCGCTGTCATCCTGCATGAATCCTTGGCGCCAATCGGTTATCTCGGCTGTGCCCTGATGTTTCTCGCCATGCTGGCGGTAGAAATCGTGCCTGAATGGGGCAAACAGCGCGCTGTCAGGCAATAA
- a CDS encoding pyridoxal phosphate-dependent aminotransferase: protein MAFLADALSRVKPSATIAVSQKARELKAKGRDVIGLGAGEPDFDTPDNIKQAAIDAIHRGETKYTPISGIPELRKAIADKYKRENNLDYKPEQTIVGTGGKQILFNAFMATLNAGDEVIIPTPYWVSYPEMVALCGGTPVFVATTQENNFKLTAEDLEKAITPKTKWFLFNSPSNPSGAAYTEAELKALTDVLLRHEQVWVLTDDMYEHLVYGDFKFTTPAEVEPKLYDRTLTMNGVSKAYAMTGWRIGYAAGPLPLIKAMDMIQGQQTSGACSIAQWAAVEALNGTQDFIPENKKIFEGRRDLVVSMLNQAKGIVCPSPEGAFYVYPSCAGLMGKTAPSGKVLESDEDFVTELLETEGVAVVHGSAFGLGPNFRISYATSEALLEEACKRIQRFCAACK from the coding sequence ATGGCTTTTCTTGCCGACGCCCTTTCCCGTGTTAAGCCTTCCGCCACCATTGCCGTGTCGCAGAAAGCTCGTGAACTGAAAGCGAAAGGCCGTGACGTGATCGGCCTTGGCGCGGGCGAACCTGACTTCGATACGCCCGACAACATCAAGCAGGCCGCCATCGACGCCATCCATCGCGGCGAGACCAAATACACGCCGATCTCAGGCATTCCAGAACTGCGCAAGGCGATTGCCGACAAGTACAAGCGCGAGAACAATCTGGACTACAAGCCGGAGCAGACGATTGTCGGCACCGGCGGCAAGCAGATTCTGTTCAACGCCTTCATGGCGACGCTGAACGCCGGCGATGAAGTGATCATTCCGACGCCTTACTGGGTCTCCTATCCGGAAATGGTGGCGCTGTGCGGCGGCACGCCTGTCTTCGTTGCCACCACACAAGAGAATAACTTCAAGCTGACGGCTGAAGATCTCGAAAAGGCGATCACGCCGAAGACCAAGTGGTTTCTGTTCAACTCACCGTCTAACCCGTCGGGTGCGGCGTATACCGAGGCCGAGCTGAAGGCACTGACCGATGTACTGCTGCGCCACGAGCAGGTCTGGGTGCTGACCGATGACATGTACGAGCACCTGGTCTATGGTGACTTCAAATTCACCACGCCAGCAGAAGTCGAGCCGAAGCTCTATGACCGCACGCTGACCATGAACGGCGTGTCCAAGGCCTATGCGATGACCGGCTGGCGGATCGGCTATGCCGCAGGCCCGCTGCCGCTGATCAAGGCGATGGACATGATCCAGGGCCAGCAGACCTCGGGCGCTTGCTCAATCGCTCAGTGGGCGGCTGTGGAAGCGTTGAACGGCACCCAGGACTTCATTCCGGAAAACAAGAAGATCTTCGAGGGTCGCCGCGATCTGGTGGTCTCGATGCTCAACCAGGCCAAGGGTATCGTATGCCCGTCGCCGGAAGGGGCTTTCTATGTCTATCCGTCCTGCGCAGGCCTGATGGGCAAGACCGCGCCGTCGGGCAAGGTTCTGGAAAGCGATGAGGATTTCGTCACCGAACTGCTGGAAACCGAAGGCGTAGCCGTGGTGCATGGTAGCGCCTTCGGCCTTGGCCCGAACTTCCGCATTTCCTACGCGACCTCGGAAGCCCTGCTGGAAGAAGCCTGCAAGCGCATTCAGCGCTTCTGCGCCGCCTGCAAGTAA
- a CDS encoding OpgC family protein, whose amino-acid sequence MKRLDVLDGMRGYFLVFMMLNHLIFTGGYLLVEVNHRNLTFVEDAQGFVFMSGLLVGMVYGRKMLKSGYEAGRERIWARALELYRYAMGIILLVLVARFVLPGAVGIWHDWLGEVSLSDPLRLASIATFLFQPTYMDILPQYIIYMVFAPVLIWLCITGRWASVAIGSLVVWMAGQLGLHRLITYPLDAWLGAAEKEGIRASFNLLGWQIVFFGGLIAGSLTATRNIEWSKVFSPERTLIPKTALAILIFFLPLRIMTAHGLMPDVVLQKFGTMEVRADFGPVYLLNFAAMASLVAWLLIAGPKTDSAIVRKTASVVNSVFSLSFLQLLGRHSLHVYLWHVLVVFAVRYIDGRIGPFSELSKTAIAVFCVSLLALPALYRERDIHFAPAPQPKPVPAPAPAGKQMQNA is encoded by the coding sequence TTGAAAAGATTAGATGTCCTAGACGGAATGCGGGGATATTTCCTCGTCTTCATGATGTTGAACCACCTGATCTTCACGGGCGGCTATCTGCTGGTCGAGGTCAATCACCGCAACCTGACATTTGTCGAGGATGCGCAGGGCTTCGTGTTCATGTCCGGACTGCTGGTCGGCATGGTCTATGGCCGCAAGATGCTGAAAAGCGGCTATGAAGCGGGACGCGAGCGGATCTGGGCGCGAGCGCTGGAGCTTTATCGCTATGCCATGGGCATTATTCTGCTGGTCCTCGTGGCCCGATTCGTGCTGCCGGGTGCCGTAGGGATCTGGCACGACTGGCTGGGCGAGGTATCGCTCAGCGATCCACTTCGCCTCGCCTCAATCGCCACATTCCTGTTCCAGCCGACCTATATGGATATCCTGCCGCAATATATCATCTACATGGTGTTTGCGCCTGTGTTGATCTGGCTCTGCATTACCGGTCGCTGGGCCAGCGTCGCCATCGGCTCATTGGTCGTCTGGATGGCAGGCCAGCTTGGTCTGCACCGCCTGATCACCTATCCGCTCGATGCCTGGCTGGGTGCTGCCGAGAAGGAAGGCATTCGCGCCAGCTTCAATCTGCTGGGCTGGCAGATCGTGTTTTTCGGTGGCCTGATTGCCGGAAGCCTGACGGCGACCCGCAATATCGAGTGGAGCAAGGTGTTCAGCCCGGAGCGGACGCTGATTCCCAAGACGGCCCTTGCCATTCTCATCTTCTTCCTACCGCTCAGGATCATGACCGCCCATGGGCTGATGCCTGACGTCGTGCTGCAAAAGTTCGGCACGATGGAAGTGCGCGCCGATTTCGGCCCGGTCTATCTGCTGAATTTCGCCGCCATGGCCAGCCTGGTTGCTTGGTTGCTGATTGCCGGTCCGAAAACTGACAGCGCTATCGTCCGCAAGACTGCAAGCGTGGTCAACAGTGTCTTCAGCCTCAGCTTCCTGCAATTGCTGGGCCGTCACTCCCTGCATGTCTATCTCTGGCATGTGCTGGTGGTGTTTGCGGTGCGCTATATCGATGGCCGGATCGGACCGTTCTCGGAACTGTCGAAAACCGCGATTGCCGTGTTCTGCGTGTCGCTTCTGGCTCTGCCCGCGCTCTACCGCGAACGCGACATCCATTTTGCCCCGGCCCCGCAACCAAAACCGGTTCCGGCCCCCGCCCCGGCAGGAAAGCAGATGCAGAACGCCTGA
- a CDS encoding calcium:cation antiporter, which yields MLREKSLLIPIALAIAVFFLEHSLIEAGPTISLIAAAVLIGGILVASIRVAHHAEILARRVGDPYGTMILTLSAVAVEVLILAIMMQGESSPTLVRDTIYSAVMLDINGILGLAALLGGLKHGEQPYNDDSGKTYGVMILTAMGISMIVPEFIPVDKWTYYSTFTIFAMLALYGLFLRMQVGQHSYFFSYSYTGRAAPKTTKVPSAGIDTTTNAAEPQQAPHESEAHDEEEGSIASSIAVILFGVVLIGILAEFMSALMTEGLRDTGAPPTIMAIVVATISAAPEIMTALKAALRNRMQATVNIAMGASLSTVILTVPVMEAIALYTGQPFIMAMTPVQTVMVLITLVAAAINLNDGETNAIEGMTHFILFATFIMLSALGL from the coding sequence TTGCTCCGGGAAAAGTCCCTGCTGATCCCCATCGCCTTGGCGATCGCCGTGTTCTTCCTCGAACATTCCCTGATTGAGGCCGGACCAACCATCAGCCTCATTGCGGCGGCGGTGCTGATCGGCGGCATATTGGTGGCCTCGATCCGAGTCGCGCATCACGCGGAAATCCTGGCTCGCCGGGTTGGCGATCCCTATGGCACGATGATCCTCACCCTGTCCGCCGTGGCCGTGGAAGTGCTGATCCTTGCCATCATGATGCAGGGCGAAAGCTCGCCCACCCTGGTGCGCGACACGATCTATTCGGCGGTGATGCTGGATATCAACGGCATTCTGGGCCTTGCCGCCCTGCTGGGCGGGCTGAAACACGGCGAACAGCCCTATAATGACGATAGCGGCAAGACCTATGGCGTGATGATCCTGACGGCCATGGGCATCTCGATGATCGTGCCGGAATTCATTCCCGTCGATAAATGGACCTATTATTCAACCTTCACCATCTTTGCCATGCTGGCGCTTTACGGGCTGTTCCTGCGCATGCAGGTCGGGCAGCACAGCTATTTCTTCAGCTACAGCTATACAGGGCGCGCCGCGCCCAAAACCACGAAGGTCCCATCCGCTGGCATCGACACAACCACAAACGCCGCAGAACCACAGCAGGCTCCGCATGAGAGCGAAGCCCATGACGAGGAAGAAGGCAGCATTGCATCCTCCATCGCCGTCATCCTGTTTGGCGTGGTGCTGATCGGCATTCTTGCCGAATTCATGTCCGCCCTGATGACCGAGGGTCTGCGCGATACCGGCGCGCCGCCGACCATCATGGCCATCGTCGTTGCCACCATCTCCGCGGCCCCCGAAATCATGACCGCCTTGAAGGCTGCTTTGCGCAACCGTATGCAAGCCACCGTCAACATCGCCATGGGGGCATCGCTGTCAACCGTTATCCTGACAGTGCCGGTCATGGAGGCCATCGCCCTTTACACCGGTCAGCCCTTCATCATGGCGATGACCCCGGTGCAGACGGTGATGGTGCTGATCACCCTTGTTGCGGCGGCCATCAACCTCAACGATGGCGAGACCAATGCCATCGAGGGCATGACCCATTTCATCCTGTTTGCCACCTTCATCATGCTGTCTGCTCTGGGCCTTTGA
- a CDS encoding DUF2188 domain-containing protein, whose protein sequence is MVKVTYEIVPHDEGWAYRLNGAYSERFDTHDQALEAARIVMQEIAQADEPVRIVYQDESGKWRAEMSNGDDRPEVEILDHHDQSRTA, encoded by the coding sequence ATGGTCAAGGTTACCTATGAAATCGTTCCGCATGATGAAGGCTGGGCCTATCGGCTGAACGGTGCCTATTCCGAACGTTTCGATACGCATGACCAGGCATTGGAAGCGGCGCGGATCGTCATGCAGGAAATCGCCCAGGCCGATGAGCCGGTGCGGATCGTCTATCAGGATGAGAGCGGCAAGTGGCGTGCGGAAATGAGCAATGGCGATGATCGGCCCGAGGTGGAAATCCTTGACCACCACGACCAATCCCGCACGGCCTGA
- a CDS encoding LysR family transcriptional regulator: MNADQLSWDLYRSLLAVITEGSLSAAARQLGLTQPTVGRHIEMLEQAFGTPLFLRSQRGLLPTETALAMRGHAALMAATSTSLARIAAGEQGEAGELRGPVRISASEMIAVEVLPPMFTRLQEQFPGLEIELSATDQMEDLLHREVDIAVRMVAPTQLALISRHIGAIGIGFYAHRRYLERHGTPSSLAQLADHRLIGFDRQLAYIRDLLRTRPDLDALHFQFRSDSNLAQFAAIRAGLGIGMCQPGLARRHADLIEVLPGTLDIALDTFVVMHEDLKLSRRCRTVFDAVVEGLLAYLRE, translated from the coding sequence ATGAATGCAGATCAACTGAGTTGGGATCTCTACCGCAGTCTTCTCGCCGTAATCACGGAGGGTTCGCTGTCTGCCGCAGCGCGTCAGCTCGGCCTGACCCAGCCGACAGTCGGTCGTCATATCGAAATGTTGGAACAAGCTTTTGGCACGCCCTTGTTCCTGCGCAGCCAGCGCGGCTTGCTGCCAACGGAAACCGCCCTTGCCATGCGGGGCCACGCTGCCCTGATGGCCGCCACCAGCACATCGCTGGCGCGCATCGCAGCCGGGGAGCAGGGAGAGGCAGGAGAATTGCGCGGACCGGTGCGGATCAGCGCCAGCGAAATGATCGCCGTGGAAGTGCTTCCCCCAATGTTCACCCGCTTACAGGAACAGTTTCCCGGGTTGGAAATCGAGCTATCGGCTACCGACCAGATGGAGGATCTGCTCCACCGGGAAGTGGATATTGCCGTGCGTATGGTGGCGCCGACCCAGCTTGCTCTGATCAGCCGCCATATCGGGGCGATTGGCATCGGCTTTTATGCCCATCGGCGCTATCTCGAGCGTCACGGCACGCCATCAAGTCTGGCGCAGCTTGCCGATCATCGCCTCATCGGTTTCGACCGGCAATTGGCCTATATCAGGGATCTGCTGAGAACCCGTCCGGATCTGGATGCCCTGCATTTTCAGTTCCGCAGCGACAGCAATCTGGCACAATTTGCAGCCATCCGCGCCGGATTGGGGATCGGCATGTGTCAGCCCGGCCTGGCCCGCCGCCATGCGGATCTCATCGAAGTCCTGCCCGGAACCCTCGATATCGCGCTCGACACATTCGTGGTCATGCATGAGGACCTGAAACTAAGCCGCCGCTGCAGGACGGTGTTCGACGCCGTGGTCGAGGGATTATTGGCCTATCTGCGCGAATGA
- a CDS encoding NAD-dependent epimerase/dehydratase family protein gives MTKIDDITGSIPQPGPIALVLGATGGVGGAVARALAGRGYHVRALHRDAARMAAKQKERQPALEPVLEWVQGDAMNRDDVIYAAKDASVILHGVNPPGYRNWGTLVLPMIDNTIAAARASGACILMPGTIYNYGPDAFPLLNEESPQHPRTVKGEIRVELERRLEQAACEGVRVILVRAGDFFGPEAGNNWFAQGLITPGKPVTRVNLPGRPGVSHSWAYLPDVAETFIRLLERVPDMPAFARFHMQGHVDTDGYAMAQAIRRASGSDSVRFKRFAWWMVPLLSPILPVFRELLEMRYLWREPIALDNRRLVELLGEEPRTRLDLAVATTLKSLKCLQTSAVHPDGSRSMASETAPQ, from the coding sequence ATGACAAAGATCGACGATATCACGGGTTCCATTCCGCAGCCCGGCCCGATTGCTCTCGTGCTTGGTGCAACGGGAGGTGTCGGTGGCGCTGTCGCAAGGGCGCTGGCCGGTCGAGGATACCATGTGCGGGCTTTGCACCGCGATGCGGCCCGAATGGCTGCAAAGCAGAAGGAACGGCAGCCAGCACTGGAGCCAGTACTGGAATGGGTGCAGGGTGATGCGATGAACCGCGACGATGTTATCTACGCGGCCAAAGACGCCTCGGTTATCCTGCATGGCGTCAATCCGCCCGGCTATCGCAACTGGGGGACACTGGTGCTGCCGATGATAGACAACACTATTGCCGCCGCCCGTGCCAGCGGTGCCTGTATCCTGATGCCGGGTACGATCTATAACTACGGCCCGGATGCCTTCCCGCTGCTCAATGAGGAGAGCCCGCAACATCCGCGGACGGTCAAGGGCGAGATCCGGGTAGAGTTGGAGCGGCGGCTGGAACAGGCGGCATGCGAGGGGGTGCGGGTCATTCTTGTCCGGGCTGGTGATTTCTTCGGGCCTGAGGCGGGAAACAACTGGTTTGCTCAAGGGCTGATTACCCCCGGCAAGCCCGTGACCCGGGTTAACCTGCCGGGCAGGCCGGGCGTCAGCCATAGCTGGGCCTATCTGCCTGATGTCGCGGAAACCTTTATCCGGCTACTGGAACGCGTGCCTGATATGCCAGCCTTCGCCCGTTTTCACATGCAGGGCCATGTCGATACGGACGGATATGCAATGGCACAGGCGATCCGGCGAGCAAGCGGCAGCGATTCTGTCCGGTTCAAGCGCTTTGCCTGGTGGATGGTGCCGCTGTTGTCACCCATCCTGCCGGTGTTCAGGGAATTGCTGGAAATGCGCTACCTGTGGCGCGAACCCATTGCGCTGGATAACCGACGTCTTGTCGAGTTGCTTGGGGAAGAGCCAAGGACGAGGCTGGACTTGGCGGTTGCCACGACCTTGAAGAGCCTGAAGTGCTTGCAAACCTCTGCGGTTCACCCTGACGGAAGCCGTTCGATGGCATCTGAAACCGCGCCGCAATAA
- a CDS encoding alkene reductase: MATLFDPLQVGDIAVANRIAMAPLTRNRSPNAVPKPITATYYQQRATAGLLITEATAISHQGQGYADVPGLYTPEALEGWKAVTKAVHEAGGKIVTQLWHVGRISHTSLQPNGGKPVAPSAITAKGKTYVINPDGSGAFVDTSEPRALELSEIPDLIEDYRKAARAAIDAGFDGVEIHAANGYLLEQFMRLSSNQRSDAYGGSIENRIRLTIEVVQAVTREIGSGRTGIRLSPVTPANDVSDPDPQSVYTALVEKLAAFDLAYIHVIEGATGGPRDFSQGDKPFDWDAFKGAYSNAGGKAVWVANNGYDRQMAMDAIASGKVDMVAFGKPFIANPDLVRRLKEDAPLNEADQSTFYGGGEKGYIDYPTLDD; encoded by the coding sequence ATGGCCACTCTTTTCGACCCCTTGCAAGTTGGCGATATCGCCGTTGCAAACCGCATCGCCATGGCGCCGCTGACGCGCAACCGCTCCCCCAATGCCGTTCCAAAGCCAATCACCGCCACCTATTACCAGCAGCGCGCTACCGCCGGTCTGCTGATCACCGAAGCCACGGCTATTTCTCATCAGGGGCAGGGTTATGCCGATGTTCCGGGTCTCTATACGCCTGAAGCCCTTGAAGGCTGGAAGGCCGTCACCAAGGCGGTGCATGAAGCGGGCGGCAAGATCGTCACCCAGCTCTGGCATGTCGGGCGCATTTCCCATACGTCGCTTCAGCCAAATGGCGGCAAGCCGGTTGCACCTTCGGCGATCACCGCCAAGGGCAAGACCTATGTGATCAACCCGGATGGCAGCGGCGCGTTTGTCGATACTTCCGAGCCCCGCGCCCTGGAACTCTCGGAAATCCCCGACCTGATCGAGGATTACCGCAAGGCGGCGCGCGCCGCCATCGATGCCGGTTTTGACGGCGTCGAAATCCATGCCGCCAATGGTTATCTGCTGGAGCAGTTCATGCGGCTGAGCAGCAATCAGCGTAGCGATGCCTATGGTGGTTCGATTGAAAACCGTATCCGCCTGACGATTGAGGTTGTCCAGGCCGTGACTCGAGAAATCGGCAGCGGCCGCACCGGCATCCGCCTGTCGCCAGTCACGCCCGCCAATGACGTTTCAGATCCCGATCCGCAATCGGTCTATACCGCGCTGGTCGAAAAGCTGGCGGCTTTCGATCTGGCCTACATTCACGTGATCGAGGGTGCGACCGGCGGCCCGCGTGATTTCAGCCAGGGCGACAAGCCCTTCGACTGGGATGCCTTCAAGGGCGCCTACAGCAATGCGGGCGGCAAGGCTGTCTGGGTCGCCAATAACGGCTATGATCGGCAGATGGCCATGGACGCCATTGCGTCAGGCAAGGTGGACATGGTTGCCTTCGGCAAGCCCTTCATCGCCAACCCGGATCTGGTGCGTCGCCTGAAGGAAGACGCACCATTGAACGAAGCCGACCAGAGCACATTCTACGGCGGCGGCGAAAAGGGCTATATCGACTATCCGACGCTCGACGACTGA
- a CDS encoding ArsR/SmtB family transcription factor, which yields MDDTNSDTLEDLGKPDMDDALKALSHPVRREILQWLREPEKHFSDQAHPLEMGICAGQFERCGLSQSTVSAHLASLHKAGLITSHKVGQWIFYKRDEAAIAAFLSRLSLEL from the coding sequence ATGGACGATACGAATTCTGACACGCTGGAAGACCTTGGCAAGCCGGACATGGATGACGCGCTGAAAGCGCTCTCGCATCCCGTTCGGCGTGAGATCTTGCAATGGCTGCGCGAACCGGAAAAGCATTTCAGCGATCAGGCTCATCCGCTGGAAATGGGCATTTGCGCGGGGCAGTTCGAGCGCTGCGGCCTGTCGCAATCCACCGTATCGGCCCATCTCGCGAGCCTTCACAAGGCCGGACTGATCACCTCACACAAGGTCGGACAATGGATTTTCTACAAGCGGGACGAGGCAGCCATTGCTGCTTTTCTATCCCGGCTGTCGTTGGAACTCTGA
- a CDS encoding LysR family transcriptional regulator VtlR, which translates to MPLDWDKLRIFHAAAEAGSFTHAADKLHLSQSAISRQVSALEQDVGVKLFHRHARGLILTEQGELLYRTAHDVLLKLETVKMQLTETTEKPSGKLRVTTTVGLGQGWLTDKVQEFLQLYPDMSIQLILDNEELDVNMRHADCAIRLRQPQQSDLIQRKLFTVHMHVYAAPSYINRYGEPQTIEDLDNHRIISFGEPAPNYLLDVNWLEVAGRSSDNRRIPHLQINSQTSIKRACLLGIGVACMPDYIVGRDPGLIQLPINAEVPSFDTYFCYPDEMKNAAKLKVFRDFIVSKARNWNF; encoded by the coding sequence ATACCGCTGGATTGGGACAAATTGCGGATTTTCCACGCCGCAGCCGAAGCCGGGTCCTTTACCCATGCGGCAGATAAGCTGCATCTCTCGCAATCGGCAATCAGCCGGCAGGTGAGCGCGCTGGAGCAGGATGTGGGGGTGAAGCTGTTTCACCGCCACGCCCGTGGCCTGATTCTGACCGAACAGGGCGAATTGCTCTATCGCACCGCCCATGACGTGCTGCTGAAGCTGGAAACAGTGAAAATGCAGCTGACCGAGACCACCGAGAAGCCGAGCGGCAAGCTGCGCGTGACCACAACGGTCGGGCTTGGCCAGGGCTGGTTGACCGACAAGGTGCAGGAATTCCTGCAACTTTACCCCGACATGTCGATCCAGCTGATCCTCGACAACGAGGAACTGGACGTCAACATGCGCCACGCCGATTGCGCCATCCGGTTGCGCCAGCCGCAGCAATCAGACCTGATCCAGCGCAAGCTGTTTACCGTGCATATGCATGTCTATGCCGCGCCCTCCTATATCAATCGCTATGGGGAGCCGCAGACCATCGAGGATCTCGACAACCATCGGATCATCAGCTTTGGCGAACCGGCCCCCAATTACCTGCTTGACGTTAACTGGCTGGAAGTGGCCGGGCGCTCCTCCGACAATCGCCGCATCCCTCATCTGCAAATCAACAGCCAAACCTCGATCAAGCGCGCCTGCCTGCTTGGAATCGGGGTCGCCTGCATGCCCGATTACATTGTCGGACGCGATCCGGGACTGATTCAGTTGCCGATCAATGCCGAAGTTCCGTCCTTCGATACCTATTTCTGCTATCCGGACGAGATGAAAAATGCGGCCAAGCTAAAAGTTTTCCGCGACTTCATCGTCAGCAAGGCGCGCAACTGGAACTTCTGA
- the trxB gene encoding thioredoxin-disulfide reductase, giving the protein MSARHTKVLIIGSGPAGYTAAIYAARAMLKPVLIAGMEQGGQLMITTDVENYPGFADPIQGPWLMGEMLKQATHVGTEIVNDLVTEVETTRRPFTVKTDSGTVWTADTLIICTGAKAKWLGIESEQHFQGFGVSACATCDGFFYRNKDVIVVGGGNSAVEESLYLSHIAKTVTVVHRRDSFRSEKILQERLFAKDNVKVLWNTVIDEVTGIPAKPPMPPSVTGVRLKNLDSGIVTDTPIDGVFVAIGHAPAVELFTGKLKLKPNGYLWTAPDSTATDVPGIFAAGDVTDDIYRQAITAAGMGCMAALEAERYLAAEIIPAQAAE; this is encoded by the coding sequence ATGTCCGCCCGCCATACCAAAGTGCTGATTATCGGCTCTGGTCCCGCCGGTTATACCGCCGCCATCTATGCAGCCCGCGCCATGCTGAAACCGGTGTTGATCGCCGGTATGGAACAGGGCGGCCAGCTGATGATCACCACCGATGTGGAAAATTATCCCGGCTTTGCCGATCCGATCCAGGGCCCCTGGCTGATGGGCGAAATGCTGAAACAGGCCACCCATGTCGGCACGGAAATCGTCAATGACCTGGTGACCGAGGTGGAAACCACCCGCCGCCCCTTCACCGTCAAGACCGATTCCGGCACCGTCTGGACCGCCGATACGCTGATCATCTGCACCGGCGCCAAGGCGAAATGGCTGGGGATCGAAAGCGAGCAGCATTTCCAGGGTTTCGGGGTTTCGGCCTGCGCCACCTGCGATGGGTTTTTCTATCGCAACAAGGATGTAATCGTGGTCGGCGGCGGCAATTCGGCGGTCGAGGAATCGCTCTACCTGTCGCATATCGCCAAGACCGTGACCGTCGTGCATCGCCGCGACAGTTTCCGCTCCGAGAAGATTTTGCAGGAGCGGCTGTTTGCCAAGGATAATGTCAAGGTCCTCTGGAACACCGTTATTGATGAAGTCACCGGCATCCCGGCCAAGCCGCCGATGCCGCCCTCGGTGACCGGCGTGCGGCTGAAGAACCTCGACAGCGGCATCGTCACCGATACCCCAATCGACGGCGTCTTCGTCGCCATCGGCCATGCGCCCGCCGTGGAACTGTTCACTGGCAAGCTGAAACTGAAGCCAAACGGCTATCTGTGGACCGCACCGGATTCGACCGCGACCGACGTGCCGGGCATTTTTGCCGCCGGCGACGTCACTGATGATATCTACCGCCAGGCTATTACTGCTGCCGGCATGGGCTGTATGGCCGCCCTTGAGGCAGAACGTTATCTTGCCGCGGAGATTATCCCGGCGCAGGCCGCGGAGTGA
- a CDS encoding Lrp/AsnC family transcriptional regulator, which translates to MFRAELDAIDIKILRELQRDGRMTNVELSERVGISAPPCLRRVRKLEETGFIQGYHAALSGPKLGFDLVAFCMVGLKHQSEANLKSFAAATEQWPLVRQAWMVNGESDFLLHCVADNLTSFQDFVIETLTANSHVDTVKTLLTIRQIKRLDSIPL; encoded by the coding sequence GTGTTTCGCGCCGAATTGGATGCCATCGACATCAAAATTCTAAGAGAGTTGCAACGCGACGGTCGGATGACCAATGTCGAACTGTCGGAGCGCGTCGGTATTTCCGCACCGCCCTGCTTGCGCCGGGTGCGCAAGCTGGAAGAGACGGGCTTTATTCAAGGCTATCATGCGGCTTTAAGCGGCCCCAAACTGGGCTTCGATCTGGTCGCCTTCTGCATGGTGGGCCTGAAACACCAGTCGGAAGCCAATCTGAAGAGCTTCGCCGCCGCCACCGAACAATGGCCGCTGGTGCGCCAGGCCTGGATGGTCAATGGCGAAAGCGATTTCCTGCTGCACTGCGTTGCCGATAACCTCACCAGTTTCCAGGATTTCGTTATCGAGACTCTGACGGCCAATAGCCATGTCGATACGGTGAAAACCCTGTTGACGATCCGGCAGATCAAGCGGCTGGACTCGATTCCTCTCTAA